Proteins from one Argopecten irradians isolate NY chromosome 15, Ai_NY, whole genome shotgun sequence genomic window:
- the LOC138309217 gene encoding streptococcal surface protein A-like, producing the protein MYPVYTFVVVFLLVHTTHQQTIGPERKQEFCNALQTNLVLEEAMPLVRRHLEAATHSSRLLMDGVNARLTALQSDLDTTDRAYGDIKNIKVSLEAVQAELETTQRRNGDMEVSLEAVQAELETTKQRNNDMKVSFEAVQAELETSKRRNGDMEVSLEAVQAELENTKRRNGDMEVSLEAVQAELETSKRRNGDMEVSLEAVQAELETTKREIQELKAFKTASTTPAMATTTTNKSLECYYGWISSPEKCYFVSPYSKGASWYSFQDRCKDLGARPVEIKTDDEARIIMNSLPDYIGNNDFIYTGRRRNDNNIWVFLNNDEEVDTSVRTWSYRYHAGGNRRCGCTTKTGNFKMLNCYCTGLILPYICEIMR; encoded by the exons ATGTATCCTGTGTACACATTCGTAGTAGTATTCCTACTGGTACATACCACTCACCAACAGACTATTGGTCCGGAACGTAAACAGGAGTTCTGTAACGCCTTACAGACGAATCTTGTATTAGAGGAGGCCATGCCTTTGGTTCGGCGTCACTTAGAGGCCGCGACTCATTCAAGCAGACTGCTAATGGATGGAGTCAACGCTAGACTCACAGCTCTACAGTCGGACCTGGACACCACAGACCGAGCATATGGTGACATAAAAAACATCAAAGTGTCCTTGGAAGCGGTACAAGCGGAACTGGAAACTACACAACGACGCAATGGCGACATGGAAGTGTCATTGGAAGCGGTACAAGCGGAACTGGAAACTACAAAACAACGTAATAACGACATGAAAGTGTCCTTTGAAGCGGTACAAGCGGAACTGGAAACTTCAAAGCGACGCAATGGCGACATGGAAGTGTCCTTGGAAGCGGTACAAGCGGAACTGGAAAATACGAAACGACGCAATGGCGACATGGAAGTTTCCTTGGAAGCGGTACAAGCGGAACTGGAAACTTCAAAGCGACGCAATGGCGACATGGAAGTTTCCTTGGAAGCTGTGCAAGCGGAACTGGAAACCACAAAAAGAGAAATTCAAGAGCTGAAAGCATTCAAAACAG cGAGTACTACACCCGCTATGGCTACAACAACAACCAATAAATCACTGGAATGTTACTACGGCTGGATTTCTTCTCCtgagaagtgttactttgtgtCTCCATACTCAAAAGGAGCATCCTGGTATTCATTTCAG GATCGGTGCAAAGACCTAGGTGCAAGACCTGTTGAAATCAAGACGGATGATGAAGCCAGGATCATCATGAATTCTCTCcctgactacattg GCAACAATGACTTTATTTATACTGGACGGAGGAGGAATGATAACAATATATGGGTGTTTCTCAATAATGATGAGGAGGTGGATACGTCTGTCAGGACCTGGTCGTACCGATATCATGCAGGTGGAAATCGCAGATGCGGATGTACAACGAAAACCGGAAACTTCAAAATGCTTAACTGTTACTGTACTGGGTTAATCCTTCCTTATATATGTGAAATTATGCGTTAA
- the LOC138309674 gene encoding glucose-dependent insulinotropic receptor-like, protein MANSCYIPSNDSDYTDYDPDIAPMWIRVEMGIVGVATVLVNIPAIIAVILTKIRNPETRNLHLSILGLTDLLVGLSLFPVLTTFIDPNSKISHTSCFLRIYSFTFIYVTSLGQVCVICIDRACLLVRPSWRYTSKYTRRYFKMLSSMLVFTFSSMSLIFFILGFPKGHKVACKLENVFCEKFLYFSAASGLVATFIECVIVVCCVIMITVLQRHKRKLLTHVGPTANAYTISERTTMNNRISREHERQTTRLSSESKSTLTIIFIIINLVIFVTPLNLGFLMQGFHLLETTSRTTRHVMLSLSSVNSLINPFIYCFRTPEIRVTIQNGISKLFKC, encoded by the exons ATGGCGAATTCTTGCTACATTCCGTCGAATGACAGCGACTACACAGATTACGATCCAGATATTGCTCCGATGTGGATCCGGGTCGAAATGGGGATAGTTGGGGTGGCAACAGTGCTTGTTAATATCCCAGCTATCATTGCtgtaattttaacaaaaattcgAAATCCGGAAACCCGCAATTTACATCTTTCTATCTTAGGATTAACAGATCTTCTTGTTGGATTGTCTTTATTTCCCGTCTTAACTACATTCATTGATCCAAATAGTAAAATAAGCCATACGTCTTGCTTTTTGCGGATATACTCTTTCACCTTTATCTACGTAACGTCCTTGGGACAGGTCTGTGTAATATGTATTGATCGAGCCTGTTTACTGGTCAGGCCCTCCTGgagatatacatcaaaatacACAAGAAGATATTTCAAGATGCTAAGTAGTATGCTCGTATTCACATTCTCATCAATGTCTTTGATCTTCTTCATTCTTGGGTTCCCCAAAGGCCACAAAGTTGCATGTAAACTCGAAAATGTGTTCTGCGAAAAATTTCTCTATTTTAGTGCTGCTTCCGGATTAGTTGCAACTTTTATCGAGTGTGTGATTGTTGTATGCTGTGTAATAATGATCACAGTTCTACAAAGACACAAACGTAAACTTCTCACGCATGTCGGACCTACCGCAAACGCGTATACGATTTCAGAAAGAACAACCATGAACAAT AGAATCAGCCGGGAACACGAACGCCAAACTACCAGATTGAGTTCTGAGTCTAAAAGCACATTGACTATtatctttatcatcatcaaccTCGTTATATTTGTAACACCATTAAACTTAGGATTTTTAATGCAAGGTTTCCATCTATTGGAAACAACCAGTAGAACGACTAGACACGTGATGCTATCGCTGTCTAGTGTAAATTCTCTAATTAATCCCTTTATATATTGCTTCAGAACCCCCGAGATAAGAGTTACCATTCAAAATGGAATTTCTAAATTGTTTAAATGCTGA